A single Cherax quadricarinatus isolate ZL_2023a chromosome 4, ASM3850222v1, whole genome shotgun sequence DNA region contains:
- the LOC128684212 gene encoding uncharacterized protein, producing MWWVKVLMVVWGVWMVEAKPEARGPTWAEVMGALPRKTSQHTVQKADNKNNYNDDYDSSFFGNSDYVYVDTDDENYKPPPPQPKDENPQAAERRTLDFLFHTFMDSNKPRQGNDGRPTRDTTTTTRRPTLIEAVFKTIDDHILEDLKEWSNYMSHDDKAPTTLPPTNLAQAAAIQQASPNNDELLLVTDEKGQQHIVTINDIVTSLGHLDEKTLTELLLPPQQNVAAVESNRRIFSPLPPSKLTENDSVLPQSKPVLLGTTTSNNIPRSVRHTGSIKNVTESENEVYMVQDEQGIVHVVSLNEILTSLSQLNEESVNELLFGPPDGTTNSLSSTPVIDPTLALSQSVLSKKTSASIPTKTHGLEAISTPSAPISNNPFPSAKVTSDHNKNSVSNHEASVFLNQQDSTQKAATQPAIPTKLPAQQIRGSLVRTDSEGNIYITPKPGQSYNIQDILAIAEQTAQPSAAELPPSTNTNNFLKQNEKEQNPHRGQEVLSFLAGSGAKLPTTIQPTVPTASALSKHQPNVNALQQSLIRAFQQQSPTNSGAHPLTQYLTSQPIIQPIVQPTLQPVTQPPPGGFGATLSGLFSRLLGYPEEKQQQVPQQLQPTPPTNNPEYINLVVKQQGRNNNDGIFGAVTIPLPKPIHYQQKKSVQLPNSLQDSSQSSPGDKGEPLPSILHNLSPTVQETLRSQMNNKPRFIPPGAQRQALSIATSRMDTGPLNTHDTEEKELPFTTTTSTKINPSLFANLPSQMKQKLRQRLLNEHLNTITNNNKLTPTEASRLPVDNKQPLERSSYAEAPYYSQVGGYSYDGHDHYSYGEPKKHPLLDIYLLADMTKVYKVGNTNLSIKAPKIGDASKFVDTHSHYGYHGYH from the coding sequence ATGTGGTGGGTGaaagtgctgatggtggtgtgggGCGTGTGGATGGTGGAGGCAAAACCAGAAGCACGAGGACCAACATGGGCAGAAGTGATGGGTGCTCTCCCTAGAAAGACTTCACAACATACTGTCCAGAAAGCAGATAACAAAAATAACTATAATGATGACTATGACAGCAGTTTTTTTGGCAATTCTGACTATGTTTATGTAGACACAGATGATGAAAACTACAAGCCACCGCCGCCTCAACCGAAAGACGAGAACCCTCAGGCAGCTGAGAGGCGTACTCTTGACTTCCTTTTCCACACCTTCATGGACAGCAACAAACCACGCCAGGGAAATGATGGACGACCAACACgcgataccaccaccaccactcgccgACCCACACTTATTGAAGCCGTCTTCAAGACCATTGATGACCACATCCTTGAAGACCTTAAGGAGTGGTCAAACTACATGTCCCATGATGACAaagcacccaccacactaccaccaacaaattTGGCTCAGGCTGCAGCCATACAACAAGCCTCACCCAATAATGATGAACTGCTTCTAGTGACAGATGAAAAAGGACAGCAGCATATTGTTACTATTAATGATATTGTCACTTCCCTTGGCCATCTTGATGAGAAAACACTAACTGAGCTCCTACTACCTCCTCAACaaaatgttgctgctgttgagtCTAACCGCAGGATTTTCTCCCCCTTGCCACCCTCCAAACTGACTGAGAATGACTCTGTTCTTCCTCAGTCAAAACCTGTCTTACTAGGCACTACAACGAGTAATAATATTCCAAGATCAGTGAGACACACAGGCTCCATTAAGAATGTTACTGAGAGTGAAAATGAAGTGTACATGGTGCAGGATGAGCAGGGAATAGTCCATGTTGTCTCCCTTAATGAAATTTTAACTTCTTTATCACAGCTCAATGAAGAGAGTGTGAATGAGCTGCTCTTTGGGCCACCTGATGGGACAACAAATTCCTTATCCTCCACTCCAGTGATAGATCCAACTCTTGCTCTTTCCCAATCTGTACTTTCCAAAAAGACTTCAGCTTCCATACCTACTAAAACTCATGGGTTAGAAGCAATCTCAACACCAAGTGCACCCATTAGTAATAATCCTTTCCCTAGCGCAAAAGTCACTTCGGACCACAATAAAAACAGTGTGTCCAATCATGAAGCTTCTGTCTTCCTTAATCAGCAAGACTCAACTCAAAAAGCAGCAACTCAGCCAGCAATTCCTACCAAACTTCCAGCACAACAAATTAGGGGATCACTGGTACGTACTGATTCAGAAGGTAACATTTACATAACTCCCAAACCAGGTCAGTCATACAATATCCAAGATATTTTAGCTATAGCAGAACAAACAGCACAACCATCTGCTGCTGAATTGCCACCAAGTACAAATACTAATAATTTCCTAAAGCAAAATGAGAAAGAGCAAAATCCACACAGAGGACAAGAAGTCTTATCGTTTTTGGCTGGTTCAGGTGCCAAATTGCCTACCACCATCCAACCAACTGTGCCAACAGCATCAGCTCTCAGTAAGCATCAGCCTAATGTTAATGCCCTCCAGCAGTCTCTGATACGGGCATTCCAACAACAATCTCCTACAAATTCTGGAGCACATCCACTGACACAATACCTAACTTCTCAGCCCATTATTCAACCTATTGTGCAGCCAACATTACAACCTGTAACACAACCTCCTCCTGGAGGATTTGGTGCCACCCTGTCTGGGTTGTTTTCACGGCTGCTAGGTTACCCagaagagaagcagcagcaggtgccaCAGCAGCTgcagcccaccccacccacaaaTAACCCAGAGTACATCAATTTAGTGGTGAAGCAACAGGGACGCAATAATAATGATGGTATATTTGGCGCTGTCACCATACCGCTTCCAAAGCCCATTCATTACCAGCAAAAAAAATCAGTACAGCTACCAAATAGTCTTCAGGATTCTTCCCAGAGCTCTCCTGGTGATAAAGGTGAGCCTCTCCCATCTATTTTGCATAACCTTTCTCCAACAGTACAGGAGACACTCAGAAGTCAAATGAACAATAAACCACGGTTCATACCACCAGGAGCCCAAAGACAGGCACTTTCTATTGCTACATCCAGAATGGACACAGGCCCTTTGAACACACATGACACTGAAGAGAAAGAATTACCTTTcacaactactacttctacaaaAATTAATCCTTCTCTCTTCGCCAATCTGCCTTCACAAATGAAGCAAAAGCTTAGGCAAAGGTTACTTAATGAACATTTAAATACAATTACAAATAACAACAAACTGACCCCAACTGAAGCATCCAGGCTCCCAGTAGACAATAAGCAACCACTTGAGCGTAGTTCCTATGCTGAAGCCCCTTATTACAGCCAAGTTGGTGGCTACAGTTATGATGGGCATGACCATTACAGCTATGGTGAACCAAAGAAGCATCCACTACTCGACATCTATCTATTAGCAGACATGACCAAGGTATACAAAGTGGGCAACACTAACCTATCTATCAAGGCACCCAAGATTGGAGATGCTAGCAAATTTGTAGACACACATTCACATTATGGCTACCATGGTTaccattaa